Within the Cytophagales bacterium genome, the region TTGTTCCTGTTCTCTAATTCCCTGAGCAATTCCTTCTCCCTGCCAACCAGTTTTTTTACTACTTCATTTTTTTCAGATTTAAGTGTGATAAGATTTTGAGCTTCAATCATTTGAATACGGAGCAATGACTCTTTTTCTTTTTTCTTTTTTGTAAGACTATTTTTTTCTACACTCAATGCCTCTTTTACCTTTTCAATTTGCTGAACCTGGGTTTTACGCGCTTCAGAATACTGCTCAAAGTATTTTAACCTCATAATTAGCTGGTTGAATGTTTTGGCTGAAAAGATAAAGGTAAGCTTGTCGTAGCTGTTGTGTGCTTTATATGCAGCATAGATCATAGCAGCATATTCTTCCTTGAGTTTTTGCAGATCAAAAGCAAGAGCTGTAATTATTTCTTCATTTTCACCAATTTCATCTTCCAGGAAAATGATTTCCTCAGAGATTGAGTTGATCAGCGATCGTCTATCCTTAATTTGCTGTTTTAAGGCATAAAGCTGTCCGATAGATGCTTTCTTTTTAATTTTAGTCCCCTCTAAAATTTTGCTGGTCTCTTTAATCTTCTTTATGATCTCTTTTTTTTCCCTTTCAAGCTGGCTTTTGTTTTTTTGGGCATGGGATAGGGTGGTCGTGGAAAGTATGATTGATAAACAAAACAAAAAAAATGTTATCTGATTATATAGTTTCATATATCTAATATCCAATATCTAATTTTTTATACCTGGGTGGCACTCTGAATGGAAAATTAAGTCGTTTTGTTGAAATACTAACTTTTTTATAACTTATCCGCAGGGTAGATTTGTAATCCCCTGCACCTCCACCAGCCGGGGAAATCATGTGGGGGTAAACAGGTTTATTATTTTGCTCATAGAAAATCCTGATGATATTGGAATATGCAAAATCACTTTTTCCCAGTTTTTTAAAATCATTATAATCTAATTCTATAACATTGTTTGAAGATTGCTCGTAAAGTTTTAGTTTTTCAAGCTTACGGCTTTTTTTGTTGATATAATTATCAATTATATAACGATCATATTCCTGCCTGATGAGGTAATGATCCGCTTCTTTAATTAATTTGTTTTGCGCTGAAGATGCGTAAAAAGGCATGTTGCCCAATATTAAATCCTGCAAAAGATCGTAGCTGATTGCTATACCAACAGGATTTCCTGCTTTTGCGGAAACTTTTTTAGCTATATGCCTAATATCCATTGCATAATAATTTTTGTTAAATTTGTCCAGGATAAAGATAGAATCTGTAGTTATCACCACTCTTGCCACTTCAATACCCAGCGCTATTGAGGCAGAGATCCATATCACACTATCCTTACGTATCCTGATAGAGGTATTTAAAGT harbors:
- a CDS encoding DUF4292 domain-containing protein, producing the protein MNKFLFILFILFLFSCKRQQVKTIDRLNINELQFENFIAKSKVSFTDKNKHITLNTSIRIRKDSVIWISASIALGIEVARVVITTDSIFILDKFNKNYYAMDIRHIAKKVSAKAGNPVGIAISYDLLQDLILGNMPFYASSAQNKLIKEADHYLIRQEYDRYIIDNYINKKSRKLEKLKLYEQSSNNVIELDYNDFKKLGKSDFAYSNIIRIFYEQNNKPVYPHMISPAGGGAGDYKSTLRISYKKVSISTKRLNFPFRVPPRYKKLDIGY
- a CDS encoding peptidoglycan DD-metalloendopeptidase family protein translates to MKLYNQITFFLFCLSIILSTTTLSHAQKNKSQLEREKKEIIKKIKETSKILEGTKIKKKASIGQLYALKQQIKDRRSLINSISEEIIFLEDEIGENEEIITALAFDLQKLKEEYAAMIYAAYKAHNSYDKLTFIFSAKTFNQLIMRLKYFEQYSEARKTQVQQIEKVKEALSVEKNSLTKKKKEKESLLRIQMIEAQNLITLKSEKNEVVKKLVGREKELLRELENRNKALLKLEKLISDIVKKVIKKSSAGKLMLTPEAAMLSSSFEGNKNRLIWPVKHGFISRKFGRQQHPVLPKVIIDNLGVDIQTNNGESVRAVFKGKVSAVASVPGLNQAVMIQHGEYFTVYARLKNVKVKTGQAVNTMGLLGEVYTDKDGVSEIQFQVWKNHTKMDPEEWLLKK